GAGCATGCAGGCTGTCCGCCGGTGCTGGGCTGGCATTTCTCTGGATCGACCGGGCCGCTGCACACTCTTTCCGTGCACCATTCAAGCTTCTGCGCTGTTCCACTCAACTCACCCTCGACGAAAACTCGGGCGCTCGTTTGCGTGTTCACAATTCGCCTTTTCTCGACGTCTCTTTTCCGCCGTGTCGCTGACCGACTTTTGCATCTTTTTCCTGTTCTATACCCCACAAgcctctttttcccctctCGTAGTTTTTGCCAAGCATTCTCGGATCTCGAAACCAACGTGATGCATCTCACAAACTGAAGAACAGGCGCAGCCACCTCTTGTGAGACGCGTGTCCACTGAAAGATTGATTCAAGGACACCCCTTACCAGTTGTCTCCAACCAGCTTATTAACTCGCTTGAGGGACAAAGAATACTCCAAGTCGCTTCGGCGCCCGCGCGCATTCGCCATGGCCGACGAGGAacagcccaagaagaagagcttcTGGGGGCTCTTACGGGCGAAGAGCACTGCCAGTAAAATATCCAAATTTGTATGCTTCTTCACATCTCTCGACAGACCGATGTGTGTACTAACATGATTTGAATAAGCTGGAGAAAGACCCACAACGAAGGGCAAGCACTGGGGAAGTGTACCGCCAGCGGAGGCAATCAGAGCCCGTCATCTCAGAGTTGAGGCCATCTGCCTCACGTCGGAGACCAAGGCGGACCAACCCGGATGCAACCAAGGGGAAAGGCCGGGAGGATACGTACGGCCCTTCCCACGATGCCGGGCCCCTGACGGAATGGCCGCCCTCCGGCATGTCTAGCACCGAAGAGCTGACGCTGGGTCCGGCAATGCAGCTCATCTCGAGAGGAGTCCCCGCTTTCAAGGGACACAAACGCCCAATACCGCATGTCTCGGATCACTACTATGCCATGTTCGCAACAGTAGCAGGAAACCGTGGCGAGGAGACGGACGCTGCTAACCATCATGACTCCATGACACAGCTCATGACCCTGTGCCTTTTGGGTTCAGGCCCGGCAACTTACCCGTGGGAAACGCTTGAACAACCCAGTTATTCATTCTGCTTTGGAAGACGCCCAGGGACCATCACTCTCAACCATTGGGCATCACTCGCGAGTGTCCTCCCAACAACTATCCCGTTGCGCGACTCAGGCATTGAGCCACGAGAGGTTGACCTCGAGACCATCTTTGCACGCATCAGAGATTTGGAAAGGGGActggaggacgatgatgaggacctGATGTACAAAAACCTTTACCGGAGGCTACTCAGAGACCCAGACAAGCACAGAAGCCCACACAAGACACTGGACACGCAAATTATGGACTTGTTCATGGTGCTCTCACGACCTGATTGGATAGATTTTACCAATCTAAAAAATCAGGTGGCGACCAAGTTCATCTTCGACACCAGTGCTGCCAACGCTGAGCAATATCGAAAGTTcttccaccagctcctcctgaGCATTGAGTTAGATCTTCGAATCAATTCCAGACACCACATGACCGATGCCAGAGAGAGGTTACTAGCCCAAATACCACCAACGATACAATGGAGCCTCGCCCTTGCTCGACGATGGCGCGAGAACGTCCGCGTAGAGGCCTACGGTCCAACACCTGACGATATCCGCCTCCGCTTCAAACTCAAACGTCGTCAAGTCAAGATGCTCAAGCGTTTCGCCCAAATGATGAAGTGGCCCAATCTTTCCGAAACCCTGCGTGAGCTCAAACAACGAGATGAAGACTGCGTCCTCGATCTTGTCAGCTCCCACGCCATGGCCTTCTTCAGCGGGCTTGTCCTCCCGGGCCCTACTTTCCCTTTTCTTATAATGAATTCCCTGCTTGACATTGATCCAGACAAAGCCACTGACGATCTGGCTCTACTGACTCACATTCACCCCAGCTGTGGCTTCCAGTACCGTAACAGTTATACTTACTGGACCGCCACTTCCATCGTAGGCAAAGTACTCGCACCTACCTGCCGCTCATTAGGAGGCTGGGTCGGGCCGGCTCGTCCAACTGGCGATCTTGCCCGCTCTCAAATAGCACGTATTCGATCCCGACGACCCCCTAACAAGGTAACGCCGGAGGATATCCGGTCTATGTCTGAGCGGTCTGATCCCCTCGGGCCCCCAACACAAGTCTTCCCAGTCAGCGAATATGCCCTGGTAGCCCCCGACCGCGACGAAGACGGCTACCTTGCCGATCTAGTCCGCATCGAACTCCTCAACCTCCGTCCTGTCGGACCAAACAATAACACCCGCCCCAACACTCCTCGATCAACCAATACCAAGTCCGACACCTCCAGCCCACCAAAGTGGTACGACGCCAGCATCCAGTTCGCCATCGATGGTGTTTCCTGGCCTTTACGACTCACCTTTGACGTGAGCTTCATCAGCGCCTGGCCTTGTACTGACGGTCCTCATCCATTGTTCTTCGACTATGTATACACACCAGTCAAAGCGGATGAGTTAGTCAAAGTGCGAGACTGGCCTGGGGTGTTTGGAACCGGGGCAGGAACTCACAGTCATGGGCAGAACGAGAGAAACGCGAGGAGCTTATCGCCCACGACTCATGGACAGGGGGCAAGTGGCGGACATAACAATCAAGGGAGAACGGGGGTGTCAAGTCCGAGTACTTTGAGtggcggggatgatgagaaggtgctggtggtggaggcatTTGGGGTGTCGGATAATGAGGTTCTGGCTAGGGCTTGGTGCGCGCATTGGGGATTGAGTGCGGTTGTGGCGGATTTGGGGAAGACCTGGTATGTTTTTATCTCTTACAGTTACTATTCCATGTGGTGCTAATATGGGTAAAGTATGGCCTGTGCAATCAGAGAGGCATACGCAGCTACAGTCACGGTAGTGATCTTGGTGGACGATGACCAAGATAACCGACGGGATGATTAGACAATCGGAAGGGAGAGGGTATCAAATCAGTCAGGGTGGAGATATAACAACAAAACCTTTCATTAATTTAAGACGAGCAAGCGGAAGAATGATATCCAAGAATtagggagagagggggaatTTAGTTTGACATTTTCAAGGTCAGGAGCGAGGATCATTGGCCAGGTGCTATGGTTCAGTTAGGGAGCGTGGAGCAatttgtttctttttgattTTTGATGTATTTACGGTAGCTAGCATTGCGTTTTTTGGTTCGGTTATTTGGCTTGATATCTTGTAAGAGATGAGCAcagaaggaaggggatgaaAAGCAAT
This window of the Podospora pseudoanserina strain CBS 124.78 chromosome 3, whole genome shotgun sequence genome carries:
- a CDS encoding hypothetical protein (EggNog:ENOG503NXXA), with translation MADEEQPKKKSFWGLLRAKSTASKISKFLEKDPQRRASTGEVYRQRRQSEPVISELRPSASRRRPRRTNPDATKGKGREDTYGPSHDAGPLTEWPPSGMSSTEELTLGPAMQLISRGVPAFKGHKRPIPHVSDHYYAMFATVAGNRGEETDAANHHDSMTQLMTLCLLGSGPATYPWETLEQPSYSFCFGRRPGTITLNHWASLASVLPTTIPLRDSGIEPREVDLETIFARIRDLERGLEDDDEDLMYKNLYRRLLRDPDKHRSPHKTLDTQIMDLFMVLSRPDWIDFTNLKNQVATKFIFDTSAANAEQYRKFFHQLLLSIELDLRINSRHHMTDARERLLAQIPPTIQWSLALARRWRENVRVEAYGPTPDDIRLRFKLKRRQVKMLKRFAQMMKWPNLSETLRELKQRDEDCVLDLVSSHAMAFFSGLVLPGPTFPFLIMNSLLDIDPDKATDDLALLTHIHPSCGFQYRNSYTYWTATSIVGKVLAPTCRSLGGWVGPARPTGDLARSQIARIRSRRPPNKVTPEDIRSMSERSDPLGPPTQVFPVSEYALVAPDRDEDGYLADLVRIELLNLRPVGPNNNTRPNTPRSTNTKSDTSSPPKWYDASIQFAIDGVSWPLRLTFDVSFISAWPCTDGPHPLFFDYVYTPVKADELVKVRDWPGVFGTGAGTHSHGQNERNARSLSPTTHGQGASGGHNNQGRTGVSSPSTLSGGDDEKVLVVEAFGVSDNEVLARAWCAHWGLSAVVADLGKTCMACAIREAYAATVTVVILVDDDQDNRRDD